In one window of Skermanella rosea DNA:
- a CDS encoding type III secretion system chaperone family protein, producing the protein MQRVLDHLRKGLGKRHAGTPRRCDDPQALRFHAMGRNGNWPVVMTVDEPCLDRADDVLDIVSTLPLTVSRRQRAAVGELVACLNALADDGRFEGPDVSGRVHCRGLHRIPADAVPSSLRLLVERHIALVDRHLPSFFAVVAGGQTPTEAVSQLERMRRFA; encoded by the coding sequence ATGCAACGGGTTCTCGATCATTTGCGCAAGGGCTTGGGGAAGCGCCACGCGGGGACTCCGCGCAGGTGTGACGACCCGCAGGCGCTGCGTTTCCACGCCATGGGCCGCAACGGCAACTGGCCGGTCGTCATGACCGTCGACGAGCCATGCCTGGATCGGGCGGACGATGTCCTGGACATCGTGTCCACGCTGCCCCTGACCGTCAGCCGGCGCCAGCGTGCCGCTGTCGGGGAATTGGTCGCGTGCCTGAACGCACTGGCCGACGACGGGCGCTTCGAGGGGCCGGACGTTTCCGGACGTGTCCATTGCCGGGGCCTGCATCGCATCCCGGCCGATGCCGTTCCCAGTAGCCTGCGCCTGCTGGTGGAGCGTCATATCGCCCTGGTCGATCGCCACCTTCCGAGCTTCTTCGCGGTCGTCGCGGGCGGCCAGACCCCCACCGAGGCGGTCAGCCAGCTCGAAAGGATGCGCCGCTTCGCCTGA
- a CDS encoding LuxR C-terminal-related transcriptional regulator — MTTNCEVMLVDSDRLFCAALAALLETTAFRISAEFSTLADASNAVRQGRRPDLILLNLQSGNAEELGQLKLLRTTAAQARIVVLASELTSQILSGALQSGADGCLNKTMSCEALQRSLHLVMLGEAVFPRSIADLLISNALEEVALPPSAALPSLGNELSKREIEILRCLLGGQSNKAIARNLNITESTVKMHFKNVMRKIRAQNRTQAAVWAIQHGISPRLSA; from the coding sequence ATGACGACCAACTGCGAAGTCATGCTTGTCGACAGCGACCGTCTTTTTTGCGCCGCGTTGGCAGCTCTGCTGGAAACGACCGCATTCCGCATTTCCGCGGAATTCTCGACGCTCGCCGATGCCAGCAACGCCGTTCGCCAGGGGCGGCGGCCGGACCTGATCCTGCTCAACCTGCAGAGCGGCAACGCCGAGGAACTGGGTCAGCTCAAGCTTCTGCGCACGACCGCCGCGCAAGCGCGCATCGTCGTCCTCGCGTCGGAACTGACCTCCCAGATTCTCAGCGGCGCGCTGCAGAGCGGTGCCGACGGTTGCCTGAACAAGACGATGTCCTGCGAAGCCCTTCAGCGGTCCCTGCATCTCGTCATGCTGGGGGAGGCCGTTTTCCCGCGCAGCATAGCCGATCTGCTGATCAGCAACGCGCTGGAAGAAGTCGCCCTGCCCCCTTCGGCCGCCCTGCCCTCGCTCGGCAACGAACTTTCCAAGAGGGAGATCGAGATCCTTCGCTGCCTGCTGGGCGGCCAGTCGAACAAGGCCATCGCGCGCAACTTGAATATCACCGAGTCGACGGTGAAGATGCATTTCAAGAACGTGATGCGAAAGATTCGTGCTCAGAACCGCACCCAGGCAGCCGTCTGGGCGATCCAGCACGGCATCTCACCCCGACTTTCAGCCTAG
- a CDS encoding LuxR C-terminal-related transcriptional regulator has translation MTGDRLKVLIVDDHALVLHGFALSVLELFPEAEVFEANSLDAALSIVRRTEDLSLVLFDLHLDSDDGLSNVRRMIEALDGVPLIVISASDESADVIDSVRAGAKGYLLKSGSSALLEHAILLVLSGETYVPMPRTVLVSAATAEPDRPTNHMLDRLTDRQRDVFQLLLAGHSNKEIARSLGVLEGTVKVHVRAIMQKLGVKNRTQVAVAAARAGCFPEEV, from the coding sequence ATGACCGGCGATCGATTGAAAGTGCTGATCGTTGACGATCACGCCCTCGTTCTGCATGGCTTCGCTCTTTCGGTCCTCGAACTGTTCCCCGAAGCGGAGGTCTTCGAAGCGAACTCCCTGGACGCGGCCTTGTCGATCGTACGACGTACGGAGGATCTGTCGCTGGTCCTCTTCGACCTCCACCTGGACAGCGACGACGGCTTGTCCAACGTGCGCCGCATGATCGAGGCGCTCGACGGCGTACCGCTGATCGTGATCTCGGCCTCCGACGAAAGCGCCGACGTGATCGACAGCGTACGCGCCGGGGCCAAGGGCTACCTCCTCAAATCGGGATCTTCGGCCCTGCTCGAACACGCGATCCTGCTGGTCCTGTCCGGGGAAACCTATGTTCCGATGCCGCGCACGGTGCTGGTCAGCGCGGCCACGGCCGAGCCGGACCGTCCGACCAACCACATGCTGGACCGGCTGACCGATCGGCAGAGGGACGTCTTCCAGCTCCTGCTGGCCGGCCACTCCAACAAGGAGATCGCACGGTCGCTGGGCGTTCTGGAAGGAACGGTGAAGGTTCATGTCCGCGCCATCATGCAGAAGCTCGGGGTGAAGAACCGGACGCAGGTCGCCGTGGCGGCGGCACGTGCCGGCTGTTTCCCGGAGGAGGTCTGA